One genomic segment of Alosa sapidissima isolate fAloSap1 chromosome 13, fAloSap1.pri, whole genome shotgun sequence includes these proteins:
- the LOC121679886 gene encoding interleukin-31 receptor subunit alpha-like, translated as MDRLGQQLCRYLRPTYLLLAVVCYGQDSDTCEVIPKNLTVNPGSNVTVIFKAPFGGICWMKFNAFSPSKVFWTLNSKKIEENYYNHNSTYAVVTVVNFTLESGTVECHMDEQVLGGTIIRTQATSRNTRMIVELPKKPVDIHCVTNVTVIENMYTICYWNEAGNSQDTTYNVTMKPKGNCISLGQNHCQLLPEHADLLQDLTVTITAMNTAGNTSATVRMHGWEIVQFDPPNNISVEPLPTGLSVDWVQRYTEYKDNEKCEAQSVEEGTNVTIVSNKTSTPGKKAIYIGDVKPCTRYTVEVRCIYRVNNRLCLWSNWSRRTAVLSVLNVSSVPFYLWGKVLKQNENGTRHVQMMWKGPPPVCKAIDEYRLFVDSGIVKLKPTQHNATVLLNASDHKISIAAYKNNIILRDSFLKIPSTGRDMPPVQRPNATAHSGLIHVSWDAPSTPVNDYVIEWFTDPTQADRPSWERTQETNISFPGDLPYKLYTVTITPLYDDGPGQGRTLHTYAKEGRPAKVKQVKQIEADDTWLTVAWEAVRPNQCCAFVVNYTVLYKASHDMGSTWLNVTVNHTTHKVTLPKLKPSTTYQVYVRTCSINNCSKDEERANFTTEAYGKAFMHIFVLAAIGVISLLVTAVCLFMLWRKFANLTVPNPEFSSMAMWAPEKSRKLPMSNNLDFDNNPSEGILLCHVDTEMDTRLASPADTDSMLSGDKMDGSSVASNTSASSGQAESTGLPQSYSTWECPCKSPEPASPAAVEPSQPQPSRSSPASCNPYLEQTPICGHESPSGPPQGPGLSDKGRSVVEASEWETLASAPSVISYVSVEDMLERQKEHKIKKTFEEDI; from the exons ATGGACCGTCTCG GGCAACAGTTGTGCCGTTATCTTAGGCCTACGTATTTGTTATTGGCTGTGGTCTGTTACG GTCAAGACTCAGACACGTGTGAAGTAATCCCAAAGAATCTCACTGTGAATCCTGGCTCCAATGTCACAGTGATATTTAAGGCCCCATTTGGTGGCATTTGCTGGATGAAATTTAATGCCTTCAGTCCAAGTAAAGTGTTTTGGACATTAAACAGTAAGAAAATCGAGGAAAACTACTATAATCACAATTCCACCTATGCTGTGGTCACTGTTGTGAATTTCACTCTTGAATCTGGCACTGTGGAATGTCACATGGATGAGCAGGTGTTGGGTGGCACCATTATCCGTACACAAG CTACTTCTAGGAATACCAGAATGATTGTGGAACTTCCAAAGAAGCCTGTGGATATACATTGTGTTACCAATGTAACAGTTATTGAGAACATGTACACTATATGTTACTGGAACGAAGCAGGAAATTCACAGGACACAACATATAATGTTACCATGAAACC GAAAGGTAATTGTATATCACTTGGCCAAAATCATTGCCAGTTGTTGCCAGAACATGCAGATTTACTTCAGGACCTAACTGTTACTATAACGGCCATGAATACTGCAGGAAATACATCAGCCACTGTCCGTATGCATGGCTGGGAAATTG TCCAGTTTGATCCTCCGAACAATATTAGCGTGGAGCCTCTTCCAACTGGTCTGAGTGTGGATTGGGTCCAAAGATACACTGAATATAAGGACAATGAGAAATGTGAAGCACAATCTGTGGAAGAAGGCACTAATGTCACA ATTgtgtcaaacaaaacatcaactcCTGGGAAAAAAGCTATATATATTGGTGATGTTAAGCCTTGCACTAGATACACTGTTGAGGTGCGGTGTATCTACAGAGTTAATAACCGATTATGTCTATGGAGTAACTGGAGCAGAAGGACTGCTGTTTTGTCAGTACTTAATG TTAGTTCTGTGCCATTCTATTTGTGGGGGAAAGTTCTGAAACAGAATGAAAATGGAACAAGGCATGTTCAGATGATGTGGAAG GGGCCTCCACCGGTCTGCAAGGCTATTGATGAGTACAGGCTTTTTGTTGACTCAGGAATCGTCAAACTCAAGCCAACTCAGCATAATGCCACTGTTTTACTCAATGCCTCAGACCATAAGATTAGTATTGCTGCTTATAAGAATAACATAATCCTTCGTGACAGTTTTCTCAAGATACCCTCCACTGGAAGGG atATGCCTCCAGTACAGAGACCCAATGCCACTGCACATAGTGGCCTCATCCATGTGTCCTGGGACGCACCCTCAACACCTGTGAATGATTATGTCATAGAGTGGTTCACAGATCCTACACAAGCAGACAGGCCTTCATGGGAGAGAACTCAAGAAACAAACATTTCGTTTCCTGGTGATCTGCCATATAAGCTCTACACAGTGACCATAACTCCACTTTATGATGACGGACCTGGCCAAGGAAGGACCCTACATACTTATGCAAAGGAAGGGA GACCAGCCAAGGTTAAACAAGTGAAGCAGATTGAGGCTGACGACACGTGGCTAACGGTGGCTTGGGAAGCAGTGCGACCCAACCAGTGCTGTGCCTTTGTCGTCAACTACACTGTTTTGTACAAGGCCTCACACGACATGGGCTCAACATGGTTGA ATgtgactgtcaatcacacaacacacaaggtGACACTACCGAAACTCAAGCCCAGCACCACGTACCAGGTCTATGTCAGAACCTGCTCCATCAACAACTGCTCTAAAGACGAGGAACGCGCTAACTTCACAACAGAAGCTTATG GTAAAGCTTTTATGCACATATTTGTTCTGGCGGCGATTGGTGTAATATCACTGCTGGTGACTGCTGTGTGCCTTTTCATGCT GTGGAGGAAATTCGCAAACCTCACAGTGCCAAATCCTGAGTTCAGCTCCATGGCTATGTGGGCCCCAGAGAAGTCTCGAAAG CTTCCGATGTCAAATAACTTGGACTTCGACAACAATCCCAGTGAGGGTATTCTGCTATGCCACGTTGACACTGAGATGGACACCAGGCTGGCATCTCCTGCAGACACAGACTCCATGTTGTCGGGGGATAAGATGGATGGTTCCAGCGTTGCCTCGAACACCAGTGCTAGCAGCGGGCAGGCGGAGAGCACAGGACTCCCCCAATCCTACAGCACCTGGGAGTGTCCGTGCAAGAGCCCGGAGCCGGCCAGTCCAGCAGCGGTGGAGCCAAGCCAGCCGCAGCCGAGCCGGTCCTCACCGGCTTCGTGCAACCCTTACCTGGAACAGACGCCCATCTGTGGTCATGAAAGCCCATCAGGCCCACCGCAGGGACCCGGCTTGTCAGACAAGGGCAGATCTGTGGTAGAGGCGAGTGAGTGGGAGACACTGGCCAGTGCCCCCTCAGTTATTAGTTATGTGAGTGTGGAGGACATGCTTGAAAGGCAGAAAGAGCATAAAATAAAGAAGACTTTTGAAGAAgacatttga